tttattaaataattcgagcaattatattattgtaaaatGGTTTAACGTGGAATAATGCTAAGAATAAGTAAATAATACTATTGTACATTTGATCTTATAAATAAATGGGAATCTATAAATATAATCAATATTAACAGTCAATTCCAAGTGtgacattttattataataatggaATATATAGACATTTCCAATCAAGAACCTTATCCATACTGGCTTCCTTCCTTCTGAAATCTAAGGTATATACTGCTTTCTATGAAAGATATTTTCTTCCAACTTCTCTTAGACCTGATGGATAatccattttcttctccaaCAAGGCTCCAAAATCCCAATCTTCTTTGAATCAACTCATCAGAACTCCACATCCAAGACCCAATCCAACCAAAACCTTAGTTGCCTCTCTGCCATGGCTGCTCTCTTTCTTGGTCACTCTTGCCAGAGCAGAAACTGCTCAGGCCAAGCTCTTCAGAGCAAAAACTGCCCCAGAATTCTCATCACCGTATCCTGCCAGAGCCGCATACCGATCGATCGGCCGGGCTCGGAAGTCAAGGaaaggaaggagaaggagaagaagcagtTCTTGCCAGAGCTTGTTGTCAGTGTTGAGAATTTTGGGAAGAGATTGAAGGATAGTTTGAGTCCCAAGCAGAAGGGTGACTGGAAGGACTTGGTGTTGATGAGTTTGTCATTTGCTGTGTATGTGTACATATCTCAGAAGATAGTTTGTGCTTACTGTGCTTGGACGTCCATGCTCAAGCAGCCATGGTAACACAGCATGATCAGAGGAATAGTGTTGTTCCCTGAAGATGGATTCATCATAAGCCATTCATGGCTAAATGGATATTGTTCTTTGGATTACCTTTTCCTTGTTTGCAACTAAGTTTGTGTTTTCTCTTTTGGATACAGAGCTGGgatttttgtgatattttgtATTGTAATTAAATCTTCAATTTGTGCTATAAAAACTGGGAGTACGAGCTTCAAAGAGGCTAGGTTTCCAAGCTTCTTTGGACAAGGTCAATTGGAAGATCATCAAAAACTTGTTTGCTTCACTTCTGgagttttcttttttacaaaatatcacGAGCCCTGCACCAAACTTATTCCAAAATAGAACTGTGGCCATGTCAGGTCACCTCCCTATTCATGGAGAAATATTCATTGTAACAAGATTTTACAATTTTGTGCTAACGTGATATCAGAATCCATTAATAATACACTATTATTATTTGGTTTAAGTAGTTgaaggaaattttattttaaatcctGACGTAATAAAAAATCAACGACTGCTATTTATTCCAATTATAGATACATGAACATATCATTGGATTGTGACGTCAAACCGCTTTTGCAGTTTCTGCTAAAAGACTAAAAACCAAGCTTTTGAGCAGAACGGGCAAAATTCAAGTTGCTGGCCGCAGAAACCAACCAAGCGGGAGCGACGGAGGGGGAAATAATCGAAAATGCTTGAACGATTcagggggagggggagagagagccGAAAATGCTTGGAAGATTCAGGGGAAAGAgaagaggggggaggggggggggggggggattaaTTTTTGGACAGTATTATACAGGTAATCTAAACAACATCCAAGCAAGAAGATGAGCTAAACAAAAAGAGTGTCACAGCCATGTCTGCTTTCCGCGTTACTGtaatgtaatattattaaacaGTTTCACTTGCCTATCACTCAGTTAACACGTTTCCGAAAACAAATGGCTTAGTCAGCTTTCTGCCTCCCGCTCTTAAAAATGCGATACAGTAGTGATACTAACCATTGCCATATGAGAACTAGCCAGTTGGTTCTCTTCGGTTTAGGCTCAGGTCTTGGACCAAATAATCCTTTGTAGAGCTCTTTTTGCTTCTGATAAATAGCCTTGTCATGTTCAGCAAGTAAACGTAGCTCCCTTGCAATTGCTTTGTCCCCGGGAGTAAATTTCTGAGCCTTGAGAAAGTCTTCTCGAGCAGCGTCTGTCTGTCCAAGTTCTGCTCTAGCTTTTCCTCGTCTGAATAGTGCTTTAACATTGTTTTCATCCTCCATCAACACCTAGAACATATTTCAATCGATAAGATTAAGAGTCACTTATGCAGTTCAACcttccacacacacacaatgcTAGGAAATTTTCCTGGATATCAAGAAGCATGCCAAAACTACCAATTTATTTGGCAATAAATGATAAGTAGCAGTCTGTGTGGAAAACAAAGGG
This window of the Diospyros lotus cultivar Yz01 chromosome 5, ASM1463336v1, whole genome shotgun sequence genome carries:
- the LOC127802045 gene encoding uncharacterized protein LOC127802045, yielding MAALFLGHSCQSRNCSGQALQSKNCPRILITVSCQSRIPIDRPGSEVKERKEKEKKQFLPELVVSVENFGKRLKDSLSPKQKGDWKDLVLMSLSFAVYVYISQKIVCAYCAWTSMLKQPW